A genomic segment from Pseudoalteromonas nigrifaciens encodes:
- a CDS encoding LysE family translocator, translating to MDINVIFSFWLVSILFVLTPGADWAYTISAGIAGDKIIPAVSGLLLGHLIAALIVVVGLGAILASHVMLMKFLTLFGALYVVWIAVSLYKNPPVPAVYNGAASELGETPLKWMKKGFIISGLNPKVMLLFLALLPQFVFPTFSFSNTEQLLVLSVIHLIGCGFVYWFIGVSARKILSNNPALAIKFGRLSAIILFILGSLMLFDSAQKLLVHLQ from the coding sequence ATGGATATTAATGTTATTTTTTCTTTTTGGCTGGTGTCAATATTGTTTGTACTTACCCCTGGTGCTGATTGGGCGTATACCATAAGCGCAGGAATTGCGGGAGATAAAATTATTCCGGCAGTTTCAGGGCTCTTGTTAGGCCACCTTATTGCCGCGCTGATTGTAGTGGTAGGTTTGGGTGCTATTTTAGCTTCACATGTGATGTTAATGAAATTTTTAACCTTATTTGGCGCACTGTATGTTGTTTGGATCGCGGTTTCGCTTTATAAAAACCCGCCAGTACCCGCAGTATATAATGGCGCTGCTAGTGAATTAGGCGAAACACCATTAAAGTGGATGAAAAAAGGCTTTATTATTAGCGGGTTAAATCCTAAAGTAATGCTGCTATTTTTAGCATTATTGCCACAATTTGTATTTCCGACCTTTTCATTTTCGAACACCGAGCAGCTGTTAGTATTAAGCGTAATTCATTTAATTGGCTGTGGCTTTGTATATTGGTTTATTGGTGTTAGCGCCCGAAAAATATTAAGCAATAACCCGGCACTTGCGATTAAATTTGGTCGACTTTCTGCCATTATATTATTTATTTTAGGCTCTTTAATGCTGTTTGATAGCGCACAAAAGCTACTAGTACACTTACAGTAA
- a CDS encoding Lrp/AsnC family transcriptional regulator: MDSIDRKILAELQVDGRLTLSELADRVGLSVSPCHRRVKELEKTKAIVGYRTEISPEKVGLNFSALVFITIKEGDKASLAKLELAVEDIPQITNAQRLFGTPDYLIHVVTRDLGAFQKLYDDKLSALPGVQRLTSTIVMKDIVRARNLHF, from the coding sequence ATGGATAGCATAGATCGGAAAATTCTTGCTGAGCTGCAAGTTGATGGCCGACTCACTCTTTCAGAACTTGCAGATCGCGTGGGGCTTAGTGTTTCGCCATGTCACCGCCGAGTTAAAGAATTAGAAAAAACCAAAGCTATTGTGGGCTATAGGACGGAGATCTCTCCAGAAAAAGTAGGGCTTAATTTTTCTGCGTTGGTTTTTATTACTATTAAAGAAGGTGATAAAGCATCGTTGGCTAAACTTGAATTAGCAGTTGAAGATATTCCACAAATAACTAATGCGCAGCGTTTGTTTGGTACACCTGATTATTTAATACATGTGGTGACTAGGGATTTAGGCGCGTTTCAAAAATTATACGATGATAAACTGTCGGCGCTGCCAGGCGTGCAACGTTTAACCTCAACCATTGTGATGAAAGATATTGTTCGAGCCCGAAACCTGCATTTTTAA
- a CDS encoding class I SAM-dependent methyltransferase gives MPTFTDDQATQYDSRITRLVPGYELLHQLTNAQLQATLKDNAHILVVGAGTGKEVIELASINPTWKFTAQDTSNDMLSVASDKFAEQGISDRVTVHCGPLEKLKTKADAALCLLVLQFVEDNGDKKQVLKNIKASLNKDAALYIADLMRPETLFERDAQLLTCAKLGLGEAGQTHIRHSLENEFYPLDRMRFSELLHECGFSTIPKLYFKALGFSGYVI, from the coding sequence ATGCCAACATTTACAGATGATCAAGCAACACAATACGATAGCCGCATTACGCGACTAGTACCAGGCTACGAGTTATTGCATCAACTAACTAATGCGCAACTGCAAGCCACATTAAAAGATAACGCACATATTTTAGTGGTAGGGGCGGGGACTGGCAAAGAGGTAATTGAATTAGCTAGCATTAATCCAACATGGAAGTTTACCGCACAAGATACCTCAAACGACATGCTTAGTGTTGCTAGCGATAAGTTTGCTGAGCAAGGAATAAGCGATAGAGTAACTGTACATTGCGGACCTTTAGAAAAACTTAAAACTAAAGCCGATGCAGCCTTATGCTTATTAGTGCTACAGTTTGTAGAAGATAATGGCGATAAAAAGCAAGTTCTTAAAAACATTAAAGCAAGTCTGAACAAAGATGCTGCGCTGTATATTGCTGATTTAATGCGCCCAGAAACCTTATTTGAGCGTGATGCCCAGCTTTTAACTTGTGCAAAACTAGGCTTAGGTGAGGCTGGACAAACTCATATTCGTCATAGCCTAGAAAATGAATTTTATCCGTTAGATCGCATGCGTTTTAGCGAGCTACTGCATGAGTGTGGATTTAGCACTATTCCTAAATTGTACTTTAAAGCGCTAGGTTTTAGCGGCTATGTAATTTAG
- a CDS encoding AAA family ATPase gives MKITAVRIHNLASIVDAEIDFLAAPLKDAGLFAITGDTGAGKSTILDAICLALYAKTARLGGDRGNKVEFQGDSIRLNDARNLLRRGTSNGFAEVDFVGQDKESYRACWSVNRSRGKSDGNLQAAQHTLYLLPDDTLISSDKSKTVKQIEAKIGLTFDQFSRAVLLAQHEFAAFLKATGDERAQLLECLTGTDKFSRIGVRIFERNKELKEKFELLQASLASYTLLSEDELAAKQTSLNELKLQIEHTKKTLTTTEKNLNWYKQANTLEQALKQAQQNQQQAQNELNAIAQQSEQAKQAQCALEIKDNRSRFKSLTAQNIELSTKVSDLKSIDHTAIITAHANTLSKHQEILQTAKEQKQTAEPIIAKARELDSQLAIQAQTIASLTQQSEKEQLQLNDLQQQFKQSQSVLDEATKLSAQHQQWLTTHTQLKPLANDWNYYQHSFNQFLNATEQLKTTAHQNQKLVAEQAKQATLLTAQNAKVESQEQLLASEQKNLNQLNEQQRQFNIEQCDVKLKNIDYLKDQRERYKQFNHELKYSTQQQTRVAEKLIQSEQAQNALLQNLASCEQTLKHNEYTLSQARLRASENVEHLRTQLAPNEPCLVCGATEHPYASTQNQQLNNLIADFETAYNNAKQQRDSAQTQLHQHQTQHAVLVAEQTQHSQAIQIAQAKQLEIKTTMQDARTELNDLTTEKLDETYKQLSEQKAQYFEVQTQLRTLQEKVNQQFNALKTEQHAQQQLQNQHVELTNQLNQLSRKHNELSVQINELSAALNAQFEHSDFWQQLQSESLTLSDLNKQVEQYQQTLTQLEQSQKQLDSANQQLQQLTPLITKSEHALKALNDDLAKAQQQQNITQSERLALFNNEQISASDYQTKLAMQLEQCQTQLNASQQAHEKAIKQRDEHAITLKNVEQRLQEHAQELTSLEARYLEWFTDFKAQHSDATHEQVTILLTLSSEQIKAHLKQFEQVSQTLTDTNAALKQQQKSYTEHQNTDKPSKNHDELTEQLNVLNTQQTELQNSLLATNTAIEQHNQNAKTLKGKQAELTTLKTQVDQWHLLNKVLGDATGKTMRNLAQTQTLKILLHYANSHLKTLNKRYELTAIEHSLDIAIIDRDMADEQRSVNTLSGGESFLVSLALALGLASLSSNKVRINSLFIDEGFGTLDSETLSVAMDALDSLQAQGRKVGVISHVSEMSERVATQVHVAKKPGGYSSVEIV, from the coding sequence ATGAAAATAACCGCAGTGCGTATTCATAACTTAGCTTCTATTGTTGATGCCGAAATAGACTTTTTAGCAGCCCCGCTAAAAGACGCCGGATTATTTGCAATTACCGGCGATACCGGCGCAGGTAAAAGTACTATTTTAGATGCTATTTGCTTAGCTTTATATGCTAAAACCGCAAGGTTAGGTGGCGATAGAGGCAATAAGGTAGAGTTTCAAGGCGACAGCATTAGGCTTAATGACGCACGTAATTTACTTAGGCGAGGAACGTCTAATGGCTTTGCTGAAGTAGACTTTGTAGGACAAGATAAAGAAAGTTACCGAGCGTGTTGGAGCGTTAATCGCTCGCGAGGCAAAAGCGACGGCAATTTACAAGCAGCACAGCATACGCTTTATTTGTTACCTGATGATACGTTAATTTCATCAGATAAAAGTAAAACAGTAAAACAAATAGAAGCCAAAATAGGCTTAACCTTTGATCAGTTTTCGCGAGCAGTGTTATTAGCGCAACACGAATTTGCCGCGTTTTTAAAAGCCACCGGCGATGAGCGCGCACAGCTTTTAGAATGCTTAACCGGTACCGATAAATTTAGCCGTATTGGTGTACGTATTTTTGAGCGTAATAAAGAGCTAAAAGAAAAGTTTGAATTACTCCAAGCGAGTTTAGCAAGTTACACATTACTAAGTGAAGATGAATTAGCCGCTAAACAAACTTCGCTTAATGAATTAAAACTGCAAATTGAACACACTAAAAAAACCTTAACAACTACAGAGAAAAATTTAAATTGGTATAAACAAGCCAATACGCTTGAGCAAGCACTTAAACAAGCACAGCAAAACCAGCAACAAGCGCAAAACGAGCTTAATGCTATTGCTCAGCAAAGTGAGCAAGCTAAACAAGCACAATGCGCACTTGAAATTAAAGATAACCGCAGTCGCTTTAAAAGTTTAACAGCTCAAAATATTGAGTTAAGTACGAAAGTAAGTGACTTAAAAAGTATAGATCACACTGCAATAATTACTGCGCATGCTAATACGCTTAGTAAGCACCAAGAGATATTACAAACAGCTAAAGAACAAAAACAAACTGCTGAGCCTATTATTGCTAAAGCGCGCGAGCTCGACAGTCAATTAGCTATTCAAGCACAAACCATTGCAAGCCTTACCCAGCAAAGCGAAAAAGAGCAATTACAATTAAACGATTTGCAGCAGCAATTTAAGCAAAGCCAATCTGTGCTTGATGAAGCTACAAAATTAAGTGCCCAGCATCAGCAGTGGTTAACTACGCATACACAATTAAAACCTTTAGCCAATGATTGGAATTACTATCAGCACAGTTTTAATCAGTTTTTAAACGCAACTGAGCAATTAAAAACAACGGCACATCAAAACCAAAAGTTAGTGGCTGAGCAGGCTAAGCAAGCGACGCTTTTAACCGCGCAAAATGCAAAGGTTGAGTCACAAGAACAGCTACTTGCTAGTGAGCAAAAAAATCTTAACCAATTAAATGAGCAGCAACGCCAATTTAATATTGAACAGTGCGATGTAAAGCTTAAAAATATTGATTACTTAAAAGATCAACGCGAGCGCTATAAACAGTTTAATCATGAACTAAAATACAGCACACAACAGCAAACACGCGTTGCAGAAAAACTTATCCAAAGTGAGCAAGCGCAAAACGCATTATTACAAAATTTGGCTTCGTGCGAGCAAACGCTTAAGCACAACGAATACACGCTTAGCCAAGCACGCCTTCGCGCCAGTGAAAATGTAGAACACTTACGTACACAACTTGCTCCTAACGAGCCATGTTTAGTGTGCGGTGCAACTGAGCACCCATATGCAAGCACTCAAAACCAGCAATTAAATAACTTAATAGCCGATTTTGAAACAGCTTATAACAATGCAAAACAGCAACGCGATAGCGCCCAAACCCAGCTGCATCAGCACCAAACACAACATGCTGTGTTAGTGGCCGAGCAAACGCAACATAGCCAAGCAATACAAATTGCACAGGCTAAGCAGCTAGAAATTAAAACGACCATGCAAGACGCACGCACCGAGCTTAACGATTTAACAACCGAGAAGCTTGATGAAACCTATAAGCAACTCAGCGAGCAAAAAGCCCAGTACTTTGAAGTACAAACACAGCTGCGTACCTTACAAGAAAAAGTAAATCAGCAGTTTAATGCTTTAAAAACCGAGCAACACGCACAGCAGCAATTACAAAACCAGCATGTTGAGTTAACTAATCAGCTAAACCAATTAAGCCGTAAACATAACGAGCTAAGCGTACAAATAAACGAGCTAAGCGCAGCGCTTAACGCGCAATTTGAACACAGCGATTTTTGGCAGCAGCTGCAAAGTGAATCGCTTACCCTAAGCGATTTAAACAAACAGGTTGAGCAATACCAGCAAACACTAACGCAGCTTGAGCAAAGCCAAAAACAGCTCGACAGTGCAAACCAGCAACTACAGCAATTAACGCCATTAATCACTAAAAGTGAGCACGCACTTAAAGCATTAAATGACGATTTAGCCAAAGCGCAGCAACAGCAAAATATTACGCAAAGCGAGCGCTTAGCTTTATTTAATAATGAGCAAATAAGCGCAAGCGACTATCAAACCAAACTAGCCATGCAGCTTGAGCAATGTCAAACACAGCTAAATGCCAGCCAACAAGCGCACGAAAAAGCAATTAAACAGCGCGACGAGCATGCCATAACACTTAAAAATGTTGAGCAACGCTTGCAAGAGCACGCCCAGGAGCTAACCAGCCTTGAGGCACGTTACTTAGAGTGGTTTACTGACTTTAAAGCGCAACATAGCGATGCAACACACGAACAGGTCACTATTTTACTAACCTTAAGTAGCGAGCAAATTAAAGCGCACTTAAAACAGTTTGAACAAGTATCACAAACGCTAACCGATACAAATGCGGCGCTTAAACAGCAACAAAAATCGTACACTGAGCATCAAAATACTGACAAACCTTCAAAAAACCACGATGAGTTAACTGAGCAGCTAAATGTATTAAATACCCAGCAAACAGAGCTACAAAATAGCTTGCTTGCCACTAATACCGCTATTGAGCAACACAACCAAAATGCTAAAACGCTCAAAGGCAAACAAGCTGAGTTAACTACGCTTAAAACGCAAGTTGATCAGTGGCATTTACTTAATAAAGTATTAGGCGATGCAACCGGTAAAACCATGCGTAATTTAGCGCAAACGCAAACTTTAAAAATACTGCTGCACTATGCAAATAGTCATTTAAAAACCCTTAATAAACGCTATGAATTAACCGCTATTGAGCACTCTTTAGATATTGCTATTATTGACCGCGACATGGCCGATGAGCAACGCTCTGTAAATACGCTCTCTGGTGGTGAATCATTTTTAGTCTCTTTGGCGCTGGCTTTAGGGCTTGCTTCATTGTCGTCAAACAAAGTACGAATCAATTCTTTGTTTATTGACGAAGGGTTTGGTACGTTAGACAGCGAAACGCTCAGTGTTGCAATGGATGCACTTGATTCATTACAAGCACAAGGGCGAAAAGTAGGTGTTATATCGCATGTAAGCGAAATGAGTGAGCGCGTAGCAACACAAGTCCATGTGGCTAAAAAGCCGGGCGGTTATTCTAGCGTAGAAATTGTGTGA
- a CDS encoding exonuclease SbcCD subunit D C-terminal domain-containing protein, which translates to MKVLHTSDWHLGQQFYEYDRRHEHLAFFTWLLATLVEQQIDLLLVAGDIYHTATPSASAENQLYQFIKDAKKQCPNLHVVIIAGNHDSANRILAAQPLLAQFDTHVVGRFEATAAADSVITINTNKKRAVIVAMPFLRASDVTTLSQTKSGPSYAQGVKKAYELALEHAATLQSENTPLIVMGHLHAKGGDISSDSERNLVIGGEEAISANVFGKQAHYVALGHLHKAQQVAKNECIRYSGTPIPMSFSERNYSHQVNVVEFNSDEKQQISVTVNPLYIPRLADVIVLPKGECVPLAELCEEIKALDTTANTIAPYLRVKLKSSDTDTTFREQIEQALEGKHIRFCGIERVREQSANNEGGAVFEDLTEVEMLNPLNLLEQAFANDKDMHGESVPDALKNLLNDVINELEEQQQL; encoded by the coding sequence ATGAAAGTTCTGCACACTTCTGATTGGCACCTTGGCCAACAATTTTATGAATATGACCGTCGTCATGAACACCTTGCTTTTTTCACTTGGCTGTTAGCCACTCTCGTTGAGCAACAAATAGATTTACTGCTCGTTGCTGGCGATATTTATCATACTGCAACCCCCAGTGCTAGCGCCGAGAATCAACTCTATCAATTTATTAAAGATGCCAAAAAGCAGTGCCCTAATTTACATGTAGTAATTATTGCCGGGAACCACGACTCTGCAAATCGTATTTTAGCCGCGCAACCGTTACTCGCTCAATTTGATACCCATGTTGTAGGGCGTTTTGAGGCAACAGCAGCGGCTGATAGCGTAATCACTATTAACACTAACAAAAAACGCGCTGTAATCGTTGCCATGCCATTTTTGCGCGCAAGCGATGTAACTACACTCAGTCAAACCAAAAGCGGCCCTAGCTATGCCCAAGGCGTTAAAAAGGCATATGAACTTGCCCTTGAGCATGCAGCTACTTTACAAAGTGAAAATACCCCGTTAATTGTTATGGGGCACCTTCATGCTAAAGGCGGCGATATATCGAGTGACTCTGAGCGCAACTTAGTAATAGGCGGCGAAGAAGCCATATCTGCCAACGTATTTGGTAAACAAGCACACTACGTTGCGCTGGGGCATTTACATAAAGCGCAGCAAGTTGCTAAAAATGAATGCATTAGATACAGCGGTACGCCAATTCCTATGTCGTTTTCAGAGCGAAATTACAGCCACCAAGTAAATGTAGTTGAATTTAATAGCGATGAAAAACAGCAAATTAGTGTAACTGTAAACCCCCTTTACATTCCTCGTTTAGCCGATGTAATAGTTTTACCGAAAGGGGAGTGCGTACCATTAGCTGAGCTATGCGAGGAAATTAAAGCCCTCGACACCACAGCCAATACAATAGCACCCTATTTACGGGTAAAACTTAAATCTAGCGATACCGACACCACCTTCAGAGAACAAATAGAACAAGCTCTTGAGGGTAAACATATTCGTTTTTGTGGCATAGAGCGCGTGCGCGAACAATCAGCTAACAATGAAGGCGGCGCAGTATTTGAAGATTTAACTGAAGTTGAAATGCTCAACCCACTTAATTTATTAGAACAAGCATTTGCAAACGACAAAGATATGCACGGTGAAAGCGTACCCGACGCACTAAAAAATCTATTAAACGATGTTATTAACGAACTAGAGGAGCAACAGCAACTATGA
- a CDS encoding M1 family metallopeptidase codes for MKKIIYTLSAVILPIAMSSTVLASAIEQTKGSYIDKFRQLDEALPTPNVYRSAAGEPGENYWQQRVNYDIDVQLDEKKRRISGSQKIEYKNNSPHTLKYLWLQLDQNVFKNDSIAETTQTFKSTLTSLPADKPAKLSLGDLRRQQFMSDNELGYTISNVKDDNGDELRVTVVDTLMRIDLNKPLKPGKEAEFSMNFAFNLVEEDAVGARSGYEHFEKDGNDIFLVAQWFPRLAAYTDYEAWTNKTFLGGGEFTLEFGDYDVEITVPADHIVSATGKLNNASSVLTSTQRKRLKQAENAKRPVFIVSEEEALDNEKSSTDKTKTWHFKANNVRDFAWASSRKFMWDAKGYQQGGDEQPLVMAMSFYPKEGGDLWKKYSTEAVIHTMEVYSKYSFDYPYPTAQSVNGPVGGMEYPMITFNGPRTKLQDDGTRTYSQAEKRFLLGVVIHEVGHIYFPMIVNSDERQWTWMDEGLNSFLDGVAGREWDPSIPWGVEPRDIVAYMKSEIQVPIMTQSDSVLRLGPNAYTKPAAALNILREVILGRELFDFAFKEYAQRWKYKRPTPADFFRTMEEASGVDLDWFWRGWFFTTDHVDIALDKVYQLRLDTKNPDIDFSRLRDIEANKPTSLFVERNRAQGKKTWVEENPDVTDFYDENDRFTVTNKERNAYNKFLKGLEPWERKTLERAIKEDQNYYVMEFSNVGGLVMPILLELTFEDGSKEERYIAAEIWRRNYKNVQKLIVTDKNKSLVSVTIDPRWETADVDIENNNYPRRIIPSRIEVFKKEKSKAKVSRDIMQDIKTELKKDESKGDENNNSEEQQ; via the coding sequence ATGAAAAAAATAATTTATACGCTAAGTGCGGTTATATTGCCAATAGCAATGTCGAGCACTGTTTTAGCGTCTGCTATTGAGCAAACCAAAGGCAGCTATATCGATAAGTTTCGTCAACTAGACGAAGCATTGCCAACACCAAATGTTTATAGAAGTGCTGCCGGAGAACCTGGCGAAAATTATTGGCAGCAACGCGTTAATTACGATATTGACGTACAATTAGACGAAAAAAAGCGCCGTATAAGCGGTAGCCAAAAAATAGAATATAAAAACAATTCACCACACACATTAAAGTACTTATGGTTACAGTTAGATCAAAACGTTTTTAAAAATGATTCAATTGCAGAAACCACTCAAACGTTTAAAAGTACTTTAACAAGTTTACCAGCCGATAAACCCGCCAAGTTAAGTTTAGGCGACCTTCGTCGTCAACAGTTTATGAGTGACAACGAGCTTGGCTATACAATTAGCAATGTAAAAGATGACAATGGCGACGAGTTACGTGTAACCGTAGTTGATACATTAATGCGCATTGACCTAAATAAACCGTTAAAGCCAGGTAAAGAAGCCGAATTTAGCATGAACTTTGCGTTTAACTTAGTTGAAGAAGATGCAGTAGGCGCACGTTCGGGCTATGAGCACTTTGAGAAAGATGGTAACGATATATTTTTAGTGGCGCAGTGGTTTCCGCGTTTAGCTGCTTATACTGATTACGAAGCTTGGACTAATAAAACATTTTTAGGTGGCGGCGAATTTACCTTAGAGTTTGGTGATTACGATGTTGAAATTACCGTACCTGCGGACCATATCGTGTCGGCAACGGGTAAGCTTAATAACGCAAGTAGCGTATTAACGAGCACGCAACGCAAACGTTTAAAGCAAGCCGAAAATGCTAAACGCCCTGTGTTTATTGTTAGTGAAGAAGAAGCGCTCGATAACGAAAAATCCAGTACAGATAAAACTAAAACTTGGCACTTTAAAGCTAATAACGTACGCGACTTTGCTTGGGCGTCGTCACGCAAATTTATGTGGGATGCTAAAGGCTATCAGCAAGGCGGTGATGAGCAGCCATTGGTTATGGCTATGTCGTTTTACCCTAAAGAAGGGGGCGATTTATGGAAAAAATATTCAACCGAAGCTGTTATTCACACTATGGAAGTGTATTCAAAGTATTCATTTGATTACCCATACCCAACCGCGCAGTCAGTAAATGGCCCTGTTGGTGGTATGGAATACCCAATGATCACCTTTAATGGCCCGCGCACTAAGCTGCAAGATGATGGAACTCGTACTTACTCTCAAGCAGAAAAACGATTTTTACTCGGTGTAGTGATCCATGAAGTGGGTCATATTTACTTTCCGATGATAGTAAACTCAGATGAGCGCCAATGGACTTGGATGGATGAAGGTTTAAATAGCTTTTTAGACGGTGTTGCAGGGCGAGAGTGGGATCCAAGCATTCCATGGGGTGTTGAGCCGCGCGATATAGTGGCGTATATGAAGTCAGAAATTCAAGTGCCTATAATGACCCAGTCAGACAGCGTATTGCGTTTAGGCCCTAACGCGTACACTAAACCCGCTGCTGCACTTAATATTTTACGTGAAGTTATTTTAGGCCGAGAGCTGTTTGATTTTGCGTTTAAAGAATACGCCCAGCGCTGGAAGTATAAGCGCCCTACCCCAGCTGATTTTTTTCGTACCATGGAAGAAGCTTCGGGTGTTGATTTAGATTGGTTTTGGCGTGGTTGGTTTTTTACCACAGATCACGTAGATATTGCTTTAGATAAGGTATATCAACTGCGTTTAGACACTAAAAACCCTGATATTGATTTTAGTCGCCTACGCGATATTGAAGCAAATAAGCCAACTTCGCTGTTTGTAGAGCGTAACCGCGCACAAGGTAAAAAAACCTGGGTAGAAGAAAATCCCGATGTTACAGACTTTTATGATGAAAACGACCGTTTTACCGTTACTAATAAAGAACGCAACGCGTACAACAAGTTTTTAAAGGGCTTAGAGCCGTGGGAGCGTAAAACGCTTGAGCGTGCAATAAAAGAAGACCAAAACTACTACGTAATGGAGTTTTCTAACGTAGGCGGCTTAGTAATGCCTATTCTATTAGAGCTGACTTTTGAAGATGGCAGCAAAGAAGAGCGTTATATTGCGGCCGAAATTTGGCGTCGTAATTATAAAAATGTGCAAAAACTAATAGTGACAGACAAAAATAAATCGCTGGTGTCGGTTACTATCGATCCGCGCTGGGAAACGGCTGACGTAGATATTGAAAATAATAACTACCCACGTCGTATTATTCCATCACGCATAGAAGTATTTAAAAAAGAAAAGAGCAAAGCAAAAGTAAGCCGCGATATTATGCAAGATATTAAAACCGAGCTTAAAAAAGACGAATCTAAAGGCGACGAAAATAATAATAGTGAGGAGCAACAATAA
- a CDS encoding DUF6702 family protein, whose translation MRILLIIVGLLIAAPSMAHQLKSSVTTVLFNKRTNNIELMHRFYLHDTEHAVAHLFKGKVDIISNKIDQQRFAKYVESHVALQTLNGEPLPLNFVGAQVDGKFFWVYQEAPIPVKIAGIKMSNGALRDLWPSQVNMVNVEGQGKIKTLNFTQDDTWLEARFEQQ comes from the coding sequence ATGCGCATATTGCTAATTATTGTTGGTTTATTAATTGCTGCGCCTAGCATGGCGCATCAATTAAAGTCGTCTGTTACTACTGTGCTTTTTAATAAACGTACTAATAATATTGAGCTAATGCATCGTTTTTATTTGCACGATACTGAGCATGCTGTGGCGCACTTATTTAAAGGTAAGGTTGATATTATTAGCAATAAAATAGATCAACAACGCTTTGCTAAGTATGTAGAGTCGCATGTTGCGCTACAAACGTTAAACGGTGAACCACTGCCGCTTAACTTTGTAGGAGCACAAGTTGATGGCAAGTTTTTTTGGGTTTACCAAGAAGCGCCAATTCCGGTAAAAATTGCAGGAATTAAAATGAGTAACGGTGCACTGCGCGACTTATGGCCTTCGCAAGTTAATATGGTTAACGTTGAAGGACAAGGAAAAATAAAAACCTTAAACTTTACTCAAGACGACACTTGGCTTGAAGCAAGGTTTGAGCAACAATAA
- a CDS encoding HAD family hydrolase, translated as MQIEAIKGVIFDLDGTLVSSELDFSLIKAQIGCPCEQDLLDYIAQLPSAYMREEAMNIVHQHELLDAQHAKMLPGVSEAVNALKAKNIPMAIVTRNFDKAAAIKLQNNPLPIEIVLTRSDAPAKPDPSALNNIATLWNMSPSNLLYVGDFLYDIQAAHNANMRACLYAPDVTPSYASQADYVLHDFTQLVTLIDNYAQKVVLC; from the coding sequence ATGCAGATTGAAGCGATTAAAGGTGTGATTTTTGATTTAGATGGCACTTTAGTGTCATCAGAATTAGATTTTTCATTAATTAAAGCGCAAATAGGGTGCCCGTGTGAGCAAGACTTACTCGATTATATTGCCCAATTGCCTTCAGCATATATGCGCGAAGAAGCAATGAATATTGTACATCAGCATGAGTTACTCGACGCTCAACATGCCAAAATGCTACCCGGTGTGAGTGAGGCTGTAAATGCCCTTAAAGCTAAAAACATTCCAATGGCGATAGTTACACGCAATTTTGACAAAGCGGCCGCTATTAAGTTACAAAATAATCCACTGCCAATAGAAATAGTACTTACCCGAAGTGACGCGCCAGCAAAACCCGATCCGAGTGCATTAAATAATATTGCTACCTTGTGGAATATGAGCCCAAGTAATTTATTGTATGTGGGCGATTTTTTATATGATATTCAGGCAGCGCATAATGCCAATATGCGTGCATGTTTATACGCCCCCGATGTTACTCCTAGTTATGCTAGCCAGGCCGATTATGTATTACATGATTTTACGCAGTTAGTTACTTTAATTGACAATTACGCACAAAAAGTTGTGTTATGTTAA